Genomic DNA from Mixophyes fleayi isolate aMixFle1 chromosome 7, aMixFle1.hap1, whole genome shotgun sequence:
TTAAACCCTGTTGGGCACCAGTCCACAAACTGGATGGTACGCTTGGTCTTGATGGCGCCAATAGCAGCATTGACGTCCTTGGGCACCACATCACCACGGTACAGAAGACAGCAAGCCATGTATTTACCGTGCCTGGGGTCACATTTCACCATCTGATTGGCTGGCTCAAAGCAGGCATTGGTGATCTCAGACACAGAGAGCTGCTCATGGTAAGCTTTCTCTGCAGAGATAACTGGGGCATAGGTGGCCAGGGGGAAGTGGATACGGGGGTAGGGCACCAGGTTGGTCTGGAACTCCGTCAAGTCCACATTCAGAGCTCCATCAAACCTGAGGGAGGCGGTGATTGAGGATACAATCTGACTAATAAGTCGGTTAAGATTGGTGTACGATGGGCGCTCAATGTCCAGGTTCCTGCGGCAGATGTCATAAATGGCTTCGTTGTCCACCATGAAGGCGCAGTCTGAGTGCTCCAGTGTGGTGTGGGTGGTGAGGATGGCGTTGTATGGTTCAACCACAGCTGTGGAGATCTGAGGAGCTGGGTAGATGGAGAACTCCAGCTTGGACTTCTTGCCATAGTCAACGGAGAGACGTTCCATCAAGAGGGAGGTGAAACCTGACCCAGTGCCACCACCGAAACTGTGGAAGACTAAAAATCCCTGCAAACCTGAGCATTGATCAGACtggaagagaaaagagaaaagaaaacacGGAATTAACCACAAATAAATAGCTTGTGAAGCCAACTCATTACCTCGTAACTACCAAGACTACTCATCTGATCTTCACGTAAGTAGACGTTTACAGAGCTATTATTAAACCTTCATCTTTGAGTCCAACAATTCCCATTTTATTGGTGGAGGTGAATAATATCTTGATGAAATAAGCATTGAATGGTAAGTTCAGGTTGGGCGACTTTTAAATGGCTGATCCTGAAGGACAATCATTGTGAATGGTTCAGGTTACAATGGTCAGGAAATGTACAATGAAAAATACGATCACCTACCAGCTTGCGGATTCTGTCCAGGACAGAGTCGATGATCTCCTTGCCAATGGTATAATGGCCTCGGGCATAGTTATTGGCGGCGTCTTCCTTGCCACTGATGAGCTGTTCCGGGTGGAAGAGCTGCCGGTAAATACCGGTCCGCACCTCGTCTAGAACACAGAGCAGCACAGGGGGGTGTCAGCCGTTAGTACACCGTGAAATACAACAGAAATCAAAACTTAAAAACCCGCCTGTCAATCTGATCATTATTTGTACACAGTCCGTATAGCGGgacaagattatttttttttaatgaagaaaaCATTCAGATTAAAAGTAGAGAAGTGGGTTTGTTATTGATAATTTAAAACCACAATCCCCCATCAGTTAGCAGCTTTGGAGAGAATGTTTATGAATGGAACTGGTGCGATAAGGATTTTACTCTCTGCTGTCTTATTCCCACGATACTCACCGATCACAGTAGGTTCCAGGTCCACGAACACAGCCCGGGGAACGTGTTTGCCAGCCCCAGTTATGCTAAAAAACGTAGTGAAGGAATCGTCTCCTCCACCGATGGTTTTTTCACTGGGCATCTGTCCGTCCGGCTGTATCCCATGTTCCAGACAGTACAGCTCCCAGCAGGAGTTCCCCATCTGGACTCCAGCTTGGCCCACGTGTATGGAGATGCATTCCCTCTGTGGAAGAAGGAGCGCCACAAATGTAACAGCTTTACAAAGGCGTCTAACCTCGTCCCGTTCCAAGAAACGGACTAGATCTAAGTATTACACCCGGCCATTTCAGCAGCGTTCGTGTACAATGCAGTCGTAGTGTTTATACAGAAAAGACAACAAGATATTTGCATGCAAAGCCCCTTACTGCCACTATGCCCAACACAGTGCTGCACACTGTCCGAGAGATCAAAATAAAGATAAGCAAACACCAACAGCTTGTGTCATTAGAAAAGCATGAACTCATGACTCTAAAATAATGGTGCTCAACTTATTTTTAAGTTGGGGCCCCATGCACAAGAGATCCACCACCCTGGGGCCCAAACAGATTCAGTTTCCATTAGAATGTACAGAATATTGTAAAAACAGGGATCCGAACAAgtctaaaataatataaatattatatataattttttggggTATTTATGAATCACTAAGGCTTATAGCAACCCATAGGAATATGCAATGAGGTAGGGGACAGACAGCGTCATACAatgtcatcatttattcatatagcaccactaattccgcagtgctgtacagagaactcgctcatatcagtccctgccccattggagcttacagtccgaATTCCATATAACATACAGACACCGACTAAGGTcattttaatagcaaccaattaacctaccagtatgtttttggagtgtggggggaacccacgcaaacacggggagaacatacaaactccactcagataaggccatggtcgggaatcgaactcatgaccccagtgctgagaggcagaagtgataaccactgagccactgtgctgcccctatgCCCAACACGGAGAGTACCCATTAACGTTTGCTGAACTAAGATTCATGAAATTGCAGCTGGTCGACTATGAACTTGAAACATCACTGAGGCGCGAGGCTTGGATGCAACTTAGCGAATTAATAATATGCgttacattttacattggttCAATCAACGCTTACGCCTGTCATGATATGGGAATTTAAACATAAATTAGCTAAAGGAATAGGCATTTTAAATGGGAACACCAATCACtgcacaaaacatttaaaaaactgcGATGCTACATAGCAAAACATGGGAATTAAATCACTAACAGTCACAGCGCTACTGATGCACCGCAAGGCTGGATGGAGAATAGCAATGGAAAGAAACAGAAGGCCAGCAAATGTGTGACAGTAATGTACAGATGACTTAGCTAGTTATACACATTGTTATCTGCACTGTCTGGTGATCTCAAGCACTGGTATTGACAAATGAACGCCCCCAGCTCAAACCTGCATAACAGGACTCTACACCCTCTCCTAAGGCCAAGTGCAATAATTGTACGCGCCATCCAACGCCTCGCCCTAGAGTTCTAAAAGAGGCACCACTGTCAGACAAAACAAACTGGTGTTTCTTACACAAGTTACAATGTATCAACGATACCGAAAGCAGGTCAATGTCAGCGTAAAAACAAACTAAACCCAGtctatcaatatttttttttttttttgaaaactatTTTGCtacttgtaaaaataaaatatttttccaagTTATTTTCTTAAtggtcaatttaaaaataaagtatataacGTACAGTAACTTTTCTTGCTTACAACAAGGAAGCAGACTTTTCGGATTTAACAAAACAGAAATAGATCTTTGCATTTTGGCGCCAGTAAACCTGCGGCCGTGTAGACGGATGACACTGCAGATCAGTCAGGGATTATGTAACTGGCTGAATTGGGTTAGTCACAGCAGAGAACACAGCCGTGGACTTGGAACTTTTAATAACCTCCCTTTCGAATGCAGGATTAGAAGGTGTAATCTCTAGGTGTGGAATGCAGGGCAGTACAGGCAATTAGACCCTTAGTTCATCCCACTTGTATAATAGCACAGAGCAGACTAAGTGGATGAAGTGGTCCGACAATGATCTGCGTCTGGACCAAAAATTTCTCATTCATTATTAAATCCGATATGAAACGGAAGCATATCTTCATAATTACCTACAAAACCTAACTTTCAAAGGTCATTTGAAAACGGCTTTCCATGAAATACAAGTGTGCGTTGAGAAAATGTTCATTTTTCTCTGCAAAAGGATaaaaatgttcagtaaaacacgAACAAGTCACTCAAAGACATGTAATTCTCTGCATACTGGAATTTATTAAAGGTAAAAAACTAAATATCCGTAAAAGATCAGAACAGTTCCACTTTGTGGTCAGCAAGATAAATAGAACGTTTGGCAGGATTTGCAAAGTGTTCATTCAGACAGAGTAATCATTTAAACAAAAAGAATTCAATCCTAGAGTACATCCTGCCCCAAATTTGATCCCCATTCTGTCTCCACATGGTTAA
This window encodes:
- the LOC142098282 gene encoding tubulin alpha chain; protein product: MRECISIHVGQAGVQMGNSCWELYCLEHGIQPDGQMPSEKTIGGGDDSFTTFFSITGAGKHVPRAVFVDLEPTVIDEVRTGIYRQLFHPEQLISGKEDAANNYARGHYTIGKEIIDSVLDRIRKLSDQCSGLQGFLVFHSFGGGTGSGFTSLLMERLSVDYGKKSKLEFSIYPAPQISTAVVEPYNAILTTHTTLEHSDCAFMVDNEAIYDICRRNLDIERPSYTNLNRLISQIVSSITASLRFDGALNVDLTEFQTNLVPYPRIHFPLATYAPVISAEKAYHEQLSVSEITNACFEPANQMVKCDPRHGKYMACCLLYRGDVVPKDVNAAIGAIKTKRTIQFVDWCPTGFKVGINYQPPTAVPGGDLAKVQRAVCMLSNTTAIAEAWARLDHKFDLMYAKRAFVHWYVGEGMEEGEFSEAREDMAALEKDYEEVGLDSYEEEDEGEE